One Desulfobacterales bacterium genomic region harbors:
- a CDS encoding TRAP transporter TatT component family protein, whose product MPLPFPATTRPARVRTLLAALVLLVLFNGCTSLVVRELVDPLSLSLERQTDLRLIDDGAPALLLIIDGLISTDPGNLDLLIAGARAYAAYCALLQQQGAEERIVIVSQKAKIYGQSILHRFPAIGKGDLPGPVDFPKALATLDKNDVEALFWAGYAWSTWILAQQGAPAAMIDLPYVEQIMLRVVALDETYYHGGAHLFLGVYYGSRPEILGGRLELSRSHFERALVVAKRCFLPVQVAYAETYARMSFNRKLFADLLNEVLAAPATEGDMAASNRLAKQRAEKLLAAIDDYF is encoded by the coding sequence ATGCCCTTACCGTTCCCGGCCACAACCCGGCCCGCCCGGGTCAGGACCCTGCTGGCGGCCCTGGTTCTTCTGGTGCTGTTCAACGGCTGCACCTCGTTGGTGGTCCGGGAACTGGTGGATCCGCTCTCTCTTTCCCTGGAGCGGCAGACCGATCTGCGGTTGATCGACGACGGGGCTCCGGCCCTGTTGTTGATTATTGACGGACTGATCAGTACCGATCCCGGCAACCTGGACCTGCTCATTGCCGGGGCCCGGGCCTATGCCGCCTACTGCGCTCTGCTCCAGCAGCAGGGCGCGGAGGAGCGGATTGTAATAGTAAGCCAAAAGGCCAAAATATACGGCCAGTCCATTCTGCATCGCTTTCCAGCCATCGGCAAAGGGGACCTGCCCGGGCCGGTTGATTTTCCCAAGGCCCTGGCCACCCTTGACAAGAATGACGTGGAGGCCCTGTTCTGGGCCGGCTATGCCTGGTCCACCTGGATTCTGGCCCAACAGGGCGCGCCAGCGGCCATGATCGATCTGCCCTATGTTGAGCAGATCATGCTCCGGGTGGTAGCCCTTGATGAAACATATTACCATGGCGGGGCCCATCTCTTCCTCGGGGTCTATTACGGCAGCCGGCCCGAGATCCTCGGCGGCAGGCTCGAACTCAGCCGGTCCCATTTCGAACGGGCCCTGGTTGTGGCAAAACGTTGTTTTCTGCCCGTCCAGGTGGCCTATGCCGAGACCTATGCCCGGATGAGTTTCAACCGGAAGCTGTTTGCCGACCTCTTGAACGAGGTCCTGGCCGCGCCCGCAACAGAGGGTGACATGGCTGCCAGCAACCGGTTGGCCAAACAAAGGGCTGAAAAACTATTAGCGGCAATAGATGATTATTTTTAG
- the dctP gene encoding TRAP transporter substrate-binding protein DctP encodes MAIRLSKKILLLFLVAGLCIGLSQPARAKRPGYLFKVASLAPDGSVWATHFREFADRVSNRTNGEVGFKIYSGGVMGDDRSMYRKMRVGQIHGGGFTMTGIGEVVPDFRVLGIPFLFNSYQEVDRVVERLWPRLKQKFADQGLELMALSEVGFVYTMSSLPIRGLDDLRQSKCWVPSGDPISMAFLQTARVTPVPLPIQDVLTSLQTGMINTTFNSFYGAIILQWYPTIKYITDIPFAYAYGAFVLDQRKLAALPLQYRTIMAEEARTTFARMLVQTRQDNVESLQVLQKSGIRLVQPLPETGPELERYRQQTVDAIIGTAFSREIYRELIGYLSEYRRQAGTGPPGGAAGPGTE; translated from the coding sequence ATGGCAATACGCCTCAGTAAAAAAATCCTCCTCCTTTTTCTGGTCGCCGGTCTATGCATCGGCCTCAGTCAGCCGGCCCGGGCCAAGCGGCCCGGGTATCTCTTCAAGGTGGCCTCGCTGGCCCCGGACGGCAGCGTCTGGGCCACCCATTTCCGCGAGTTTGCCGACCGGGTGAGCAACAGAACCAACGGCGAGGTGGGGTTCAAGATCTACTCCGGCGGGGTCATGGGAGATGACCGCTCCATGTATCGCAAGATGCGGGTGGGGCAGATCCACGGCGGCGGCTTCACCATGACCGGGATCGGCGAGGTGGTCCCCGACTTCCGGGTACTGGGCATCCCTTTTCTGTTCAACTCCTACCAGGAGGTGGACCGGGTGGTGGAAAGGCTGTGGCCCCGGTTGAAACAGAAATTTGCCGACCAGGGGTTGGAACTGATGGCCCTCTCCGAGGTGGGCTTTGTCTATACCATGTCCTCCCTGCCCATCCGCGGCCTGGACGATCTCCGGCAGAGCAAGTGCTGGGTCCCCTCCGGAGACCCGATCAGCATGGCATTTTTACAGACCGCCCGGGTGACGCCGGTGCCCCTGCCCATCCAGGACGTACTCACCTCGCTGCAGACCGGGATGATCAACACCACCTTTAATTCCTTTTACGGCGCAATCATTCTGCAGTGGTATCCAACGATCAAATACATCACCGATATCCCCTTTGCCTATGCCTACGGCGCCTTTGTCCTTGACCAGAGGAAATTAGCGGCTCTGCCGTTGCAGTACAGAACAATCATGGCCGAGGAGGCCCGGACGACCTTTGCCCGGATGCTGGTTCAAACCAGGCAGGACAATGTGGAATCGCTCCAGGTGTTACAGAAGAGCGGGATCCGCCTGGTGCAACCCCTGCCGGAAACAGGCCCGGAGCTGGAGCGCTACCGGCAACAGACCGTGGACGCGATAATCGGCACGGCCTTTTCCCGGGAAATATACAGGGAGCTGATCGGCTATCTCAGCGAGTACCGCCGCCAGGCAGGGACCGGCCCGCCGGGTGGGGCGGCCGGGCCGGGAACAGAGTAA
- a CDS encoding TRAP transporter small permease — translation MDDRAGIWNSVRQGAAQLEDLLLSLLLVAMILLACLQILLRTFFAGGFLWGDPLLRHMVLWAGMFGAAVATRQGKHITIDVASHLLPERWLPWLAIVNNLFATTVTAILTYAAVVFVRNEMTYGQGSALPGVPSWGPGLVFPLAFGLITLRFLIQTVAAARKAITGPTDS, via the coding sequence ATGGACGACCGCGCCGGGATCTGGAACAGTGTCCGGCAGGGGGCGGCCCAGTTGGAGGACCTCCTGCTCTCCCTGCTGCTGGTGGCGATGATCCTCCTTGCCTGCCTGCAGATCCTGCTGCGCACCTTTTTTGCCGGCGGCTTTCTCTGGGGCGATCCGCTGCTTCGCCACATGGTGCTCTGGGCCGGGATGTTCGGGGCCGCGGTAGCCACCCGCCAGGGGAAACACATTACCATTGATGTCGCCTCCCATCTCCTCCCGGAGCGGTGGCTGCCCTGGCTGGCGATTGTCAACAATCTCTTTGCCACCACGGTCACCGCAATACTCACCTATGCGGCAGTGGTCTTTGTCCGCAACGAGATGACCTATGGCCAGGGCTCGGCCCTGCCGGGCGTTCCCTCCTGGGGCCCGGGCCTGGTCTTTCCCCTGGCCTTCGGGCTGATCACCCTGCGTTTCCTCATCCAGACCGTTGCCGCGGCGCGCAAGGCGATCACCGGACCCACGGACAGCTGA
- a CDS encoding TRAP transporter large permease subunit — protein MGLLKIVPVLLALLGSPLFVVIGALALLSFASVQIDLSVIFIEMSRLGETPVLVSLPLFIFAGTLLSESNTAQRLVRLSQVLLGWLPGGLAVISLLVCAVFTAFTGASGVTIVAVGGLLFPALVKDRYSERFSLGLLTSSGSLGLLFPPSLPLILYGVVAGVRIDHLFLAGILPGLVMLALLAGYSIYQGGRTGGKSREKEPGGIRAALLAAAWELPLPVIILGGIYGGIFIASEAAAVTALYVLIVEVFIYRDVPLKRLPAVMTRSMVLFGGILVVLGTSMAATNFLVDQEVPARLFDWIKIYIHNKYTFLFALNIFLLIVGSMLDIFSALVLVVPIIIPIAQAYGVDLVHLGIIFLTNLQIGYCTPPVGLNLFLASYRFDRPVATLYVATLPFLGLLLICLAIISYFPQLSLFLVELLGR, from the coding sequence ATGGGCCTGTTAAAGATCGTTCCGGTTCTCCTGGCCCTGCTCGGCAGCCCGCTCTTCGTGGTGATCGGCGCCCTGGCTTTACTCTCCTTTGCCAGCGTTCAAATCGACCTGTCGGTGATCTTCATCGAGATGTCCCGGCTGGGCGAGACCCCGGTCCTGGTCTCTCTGCCGCTCTTTATCTTTGCCGGCACCCTGCTTTCGGAAAGCAACACCGCCCAGCGGCTGGTCCGTCTCTCCCAGGTCCTGCTCGGCTGGTTGCCGGGCGGTCTGGCCGTGATTTCCCTGCTGGTCTGCGCCGTGTTCACCGCCTTTACCGGGGCCTCCGGGGTGACCATTGTCGCGGTGGGCGGCCTGCTCTTCCCGGCCCTGGTCAAGGACCGGTATTCGGAACGCTTCTCCCTGGGCCTGCTCACCTCTTCCGGCAGCCTGGGGCTGCTCTTCCCGCCCAGCCTGCCGTTGATCCTCTACGGGGTGGTGGCCGGGGTGCGGATCGATCACCTTTTTCTGGCCGGTATCCTGCCCGGGCTGGTGATGCTGGCTCTGCTGGCCGGCTACAGTATCTATCAGGGCGGCCGGACCGGCGGCAAAAGCCGGGAAAAGGAACCCGGCGGGATCAGGGCCGCGCTGCTGGCCGCGGCCTGGGAACTGCCGCTGCCGGTGATTATCCTCGGCGGGATCTACGGCGGGATCTTCATTGCCAGCGAAGCCGCTGCGGTCACCGCCCTCTACGTCCTGATCGTCGAGGTCTTCATCTACCGGGACGTGCCGCTCAAACGACTGCCCGCGGTCATGACCCGGAGCATGGTTCTATTCGGCGGCATCCTGGTGGTGCTGGGCACCTCGATGGCAGCCACCAATTTCCTGGTTGACCAGGAGGTGCCGGCCCGTCTCTTTGACTGGATCAAGATCTATATCCACAACAAGTACACCTTTCTCTTTGCCTTGAACATCTTCCTGCTCATCGTCGGTTCGATGCTCGATATCTTCTCGGCCCTGGTCCTGGTGGTGCCGATCATCATCCCCATTGCCCAGGCCTATGGGGTGGATCTGGTCCATCTGGGGATCATCTTTCTGACCAACCTCCAGATCGGCTACTGCACCCCGCCGGTGGGGCTGAACCTTTTTCTGGCCAGCTACCGGTTCGACCGGCCGGTGGCCACCCTCTATGTGGCCACCCTGCCTTTTCTCGGGCTCCTGCTGATCTGTCTGGCGATTATCTCCTATTTTCCCCAACTCAGCCTCTTTCTGGTGGAACTGCTGGGACGGTAG
- a CDS encoding ABC transporter ATP-binding protein, whose product MIAVNIENLSVTLGGKPILIDISVQVHQGEFVAVLGPNGAGKSVLLKIILGLIRPSTGRVRVLGRAPEKVEAEWIGYVPQAKTLDKHFPAIAMDLVVTGLHRRWQGWLSAAEKGAARAALARIGAEHLADRPIGALSGGELQRIYLARSLVRQPRLVLLDEPVTGVDTVGESGFYGVLREYRRQTGATIIMVTHDWEVASRYACHVLVLNRRLIGFGPPAEVLCTDCLKRAYGVATIPRLTTCPRDDAAA is encoded by the coding sequence ATGATTGCGGTTAACATTGAAAATCTGTCCGTGACCCTGGGTGGCAAGCCGATCCTGATCGATATCAGCGTCCAGGTGCATCAGGGCGAGTTTGTGGCGGTGCTCGGACCCAACGGGGCGGGAAAGTCGGTGCTGCTCAAGATTATCCTGGGTCTTATCCGGCCCTCCACCGGCCGGGTACGGGTCCTGGGACGCGCACCGGAAAAGGTGGAGGCCGAATGGATCGGTTATGTGCCCCAGGCCAAGACCCTGGACAAGCATTTTCCCGCCATAGCAATGGATCTGGTGGTCACCGGCCTGCACCGCCGCTGGCAGGGCTGGCTGTCGGCCGCGGAAAAAGGGGCGGCCCGGGCGGCCCTGGCCCGGATCGGGGCGGAACACCTGGCCGACCGGCCCATCGGCGCCCTGTCCGGCGGGGAACTGCAGCGGATCTATCTTGCCCGGAGCCTGGTGCGGCAGCCGCGGCTGGTGCTGCTCGACGAGCCGGTCACCGGTGTCGATACCGTGGGCGAGAGCGGGTTCTACGGAGTGCTGCGGGAATACCGCCGACAGACCGGGGCCACGATCATCATGGTCACCCATGACTGGGAGGTGGCCTCCCGTTACGCCTGCCATGTGCTGGTGCTCAACCGCCGGCTCATCGGCTTCGGGCCACCGGCCGAGGTCCTGTGTACCGATTGCCTGAAACGGGCCTATGGCGTGGCCACCATTCCCCGGCTCACCACCTGTCCACGGGATGATGCGGCGGCCTGA
- a CDS encoding metal ABC transporter permease has protein sequence MLEVLELPFMQRALLAGVMIGFLASYYGVFVVQRGLGFLGNGLAHAAFGGVALGLLLGMEPLWIAAPFTVAIAIAITWVQQRTSLASDTVIGVFFAASMAMGIVFLSLKRDYSVDAFSYLFGSILAVTGTDLWVSGLVVFFSLLCQPLWGRWAYATFDRDLARTDRVPVVLDEYLLAVLIAVTVVVAVKVVGIVLISAFLVVPAAAARLLSQRFAAMTVLSVCIGVTSVLGGLGCSYWLDLPSGATIVLLQTVIFLVSLAVSRFFHVGAGRVSL, from the coding sequence ATGCTGGAAGTTCTGGAACTGCCGTTTATGCAGCGGGCATTGCTGGCCGGGGTGATGATCGGGTTTCTGGCCAGTTATTACGGGGTCTTTGTGGTGCAGCGCGGCCTGGGTTTTCTGGGCAACGGACTGGCCCATGCCGCTTTCGGCGGGGTGGCCCTGGGGCTGCTTCTGGGGATGGAACCCCTGTGGATCGCCGCGCCGTTCACCGTGGCCATTGCCATTGCCATCACCTGGGTCCAGCAGCGAACCTCCCTGGCCTCGGATACGGTGATCGGCGTTTTTTTCGCCGCCTCCATGGCCATGGGGATCGTGTTCCTTTCGCTGAAACGTGATTACTCGGTGGATGCCTTTTCCTATCTGTTCGGCTCCATTCTGGCGGTTACCGGTACCGACCTGTGGGTCTCCGGGCTGGTGGTGTTCTTTTCCCTGCTCTGTCAACCCCTGTGGGGGCGCTGGGCCTATGCCACCTTTGACCGGGACCTGGCCCGTACCGACCGGGTGCCGGTGGTGCTGGATGAATATCTGCTGGCGGTATTGATCGCGGTGACCGTGGTGGTGGCGGTCAAGGTGGTGGGTATTGTGCTGATATCCGCCTTTCTGGTGGTGCCGGCCGCGGCGGCCCGGCTGCTGTCACAACGGTTCGCAGCCATGACCGTGCTCTCGGTCTGCATCGGGGTCACAAGCGTCCTGGGCGGCCTGGGCTGTTCCTACTGGCTCGACCTGCCCAGCGGCGCGACCATCGTCCTGCTTCAGACCGTGATTTTTCTGGTCAGCCTGGCGGTGAGCCGTTTCTTTCACGTGGGCGCCGGGCGGGTATCTCTTTAG
- a CDS encoding 1-acyl-sn-glycerol-3-phosphate acyltransferase has protein sequence MRVLLFLRALFMLVLALVLTLLVSIIALVWLGVLRRSTSSCHVLVRLWGRIICRAGGVSVRVEGTENLDPDQPYIFAANHQSQFDIITLQGYLPCDFRWLAKKELFKVPIWGPAMRLAGYIPIDRSRGRAALKSLDKAARRIAEGTSVIIFPEGTRSRDGRLQPFKAGAMVLAIKAGVPLVPTAIQGTFEILPKGRLLLKPGQVVIRLGRPIPTSDYRTKDRHELALYLQKRVEELLGSEES, from the coding sequence ATGAGGGTCCTGCTTTTTCTCCGTGCCCTGTTCATGCTGGTGCTGGCCCTGGTCCTGACCCTGCTGGTCAGTATTATCGCCCTGGTCTGGCTCGGGGTGTTGCGCCGCTCGACCAGCAGTTGCCATGTTCTGGTCCGCCTGTGGGGCCGAATCATCTGCAGGGCCGGCGGGGTCTCGGTCCGGGTCGAGGGGACGGAGAACCTGGACCCGGACCAGCCCTATATCTTTGCCGCCAACCACCAGAGCCAGTTTGATATCATCACCCTGCAGGGATACCTGCCCTGCGATTTCAGATGGCTGGCCAAGAAAGAGCTGTTCAAGGTGCCGATCTGGGGCCCGGCAATGCGGCTGGCCGGCTACATCCCCATTGACCGCTCCCGGGGCCGGGCGGCCCTGAAGAGCCTGGACAAGGCGGCCCGGCGCATTGCCGAAGGGACCTCGGTGATCATCTTCCCCGAGGGCACCCGCAGCCGGGACGGCCGGCTCCAGCCCTTCAAGGCCGGGGCCATGGTCCTGGCGATCAAGGCCGGGGTCCCCCTGGTGCCCACCGCCATCCAGGGTACTTTTGAGATCCTGCCCAAGGGGAGGTTGCTGCTGAAGCCCGGTCAGGTGGTTATCCGGCTGGGCCGGCCGATCCCCACCAGCGACTACCGGACCAAGGACAGACACGAACTGGCCCTTTATCTACAAAAAAGGGTGGAGGAACTGCTTGGATCGGAAGAGAGCTGA
- a CDS encoding NAD-dependent epimerase/dehydratase family protein: MDQTKRPANSSKIQGLLIGGSGLIGGYITHYFKTKLPNEVEIRAPNSKKLSLRSQEDIRNYCRKVRPDFIINSAIATINSDEELCLEVNYLGSLYLARAALALNIPYIHISSAATLPMGENLKEEDFLPLTSRLSNYAKSKLMSEQTLEHMHQTEGLDYTIIRMAVVYGQHDHKIQGIQRMLFSIVEDSMLFLLTKKGVMHSYSNANKLPYFVHHILQHREEFSGQTYNFVDPEPVRLDELILTIKSLLNSSTPKKIYIPYPLAKMAKGFMGSLFQVLGKIGVRARLPAELMFLENFYRTQTLSAAKLLNSSFSDPNPEATIYTELPQIINYYLNRWTHLNLINFDDQFIEPEKKMVTSFRTEPQKLMGEIKKKGLGPLSGIQ, encoded by the coding sequence ATGGACCAGACAAAGAGACCGGCGAATTCATCGAAAATACAGGGGTTGCTGATCGGCGGTTCCGGACTGATCGGGGGGTACATCACCCATTACTTCAAGACCAAGCTCCCCAACGAAGTGGAGATCCGCGCGCCCAACAGCAAAAAGCTGAGCCTGCGTTCCCAGGAGGATATCCGCAACTATTGCCGCAAGGTGCGGCCGGATTTCATCATCAACTCGGCCATTGCCACCATCAACAGTGACGAGGAACTCTGCCTGGAGGTCAACTACCTGGGCAGCCTCTACCTGGCCCGGGCCGCCCTGGCCCTGAATATCCCCTACATCCACATAAGTTCCGCCGCCACCCTGCCCATGGGCGAGAATTTAAAAGAAGAAGACTTCCTGCCCCTGACCTCGCGACTCTCCAACTATGCCAAGTCCAAGCTCATGTCCGAGCAGACCCTCGAGCATATGCATCAGACAGAGGGACTGGATTACACCATAATCCGGATGGCGGTGGTCTATGGCCAGCACGACCACAAGATCCAGGGCATCCAGCGAATGCTCTTCTCCATTGTTGAGGACTCAATGCTTTTTCTCCTGACCAAAAAGGGGGTAATGCATTCCTACTCCAATGCCAACAAGCTCCCTTACTTTGTGCATCATATTCTGCAACACCGGGAGGAATTCTCCGGGCAGACCTATAACTTTGTCGATCCGGAGCCGGTACGGCTGGACGAGCTGATTCTGACCATCAAATCGCTGTTGAACTCCTCCACCCCCAAGAAGATCTACATCCCCTACCCGCTTGCGAAAATGGCCAAGGGCTTCATGGGTTCGCTCTTTCAGGTGCTGGGCAAGATCGGGGTGCGGGCCCGGCTGCCGGCTGAGCTGATGTTTCTTGAAAACTTTTACCGCACCCAGACCCTTTCCGCGGCAAAACTGCTCAATTCAAGTTTTTCAGACCCGAACCCGGAGGCCACGATCTACACCGAACTGCCCCAGATCATCAATTACTATCTCAATCGCTGGACCCATCTCAACCTGATCAACTTCGATGACCAGTTCATTGAGCCCGAGAAAAAAATGGTGACCTCTTTTCGGACGGAACCGCAGAAATTGATGGGGGAGATCAAGAAAAAAGGACTCGGTCCATTATCTGGAATCCAGTGA
- a CDS encoding ABC transporter permease subunit: MAKVLRIAWYTVQDQLQRKSFYLLLAVALLLVLSLRGCYNASYMINHQPVDGITVARYASLFAFHLIAGGMLLMAVLISMSILPNDWNDGTMVLYLCRPVSRPQYVLGRLGGLWLLVSLFMLMLHTTVMLIAWHKTGVVLPGYLAASLICSLNIFFAIGLTLLCSLILPGFMTALTALGLIGLGFISDNAIRLMHSSIAHNVLQNSAAPEPAWWRLIYPKLSMVQHYAATMISNDRFQAIGPVHPLVNVALYCAMVVAILLLIFARKEI, encoded by the coding sequence ATGGCTAAGGTCCTGCGCATCGCCTGGTACACGGTGCAGGACCAGCTGCAGCGGAAAAGTTTTTATCTGCTGCTGGCCGTGGCCCTGCTCCTGGTGCTCTCCCTGCGCGGCTGTTACAACGCCAGTTACATGATCAATCACCAGCCGGTCGATGGTATTACCGTGGCCCGCTACGCCTCGCTCTTTGCCTTTCATCTGATCGCCGGCGGGATGCTGCTGATGGCGGTGCTGATCTCGATGTCGATCCTGCCCAATGATTGGAACGACGGCACCATGGTCCTTTATCTCTGCCGGCCGGTATCGCGGCCCCAGTACGTCCTGGGCCGGCTGGGCGGGCTCTGGCTGCTGGTCTCGCTGTTCATGCTCATGCTCCATACCACCGTCATGCTGATCGCCTGGCACAAGACCGGGGTTGTCCTGCCCGGCTACCTGGCCGCCTCGCTCATCTGTTCACTGAACATCTTCTTTGCCATTGGACTGACCCTGCTCTGCTCCCTGATCCTGCCCGGCTTCATGACCGCGCTCACCGCCCTGGGGCTCATCGGCCTGGGCTTTATCTCCGACAATGCCATCCGCCTGATGCACTCCTCCATAGCCCATAACGTCCTCCAGAACAGCGCGGCCCCGGAGCCGGCCTGGTGGCGGCTCATCTATCCCAAGCTCTCCATGGTCCAGCATTACGCTGCCACCATGATCAGCAACGACCGGTTCCAGGCCATCGGTCCGGTGCATCCCCTGGTCAATGTCGCGCTGTACTGCGCAATGGTGGTGGCGATTTTACTCTTGATCTTTGCCAGAAAAGAGATATAG
- a CDS encoding ABC transporter ATP-binding protein, whose protein sequence is MLKLTSVTKTYGPARAVDRVSLQVDKGEVFGLLGPNGAGKTTIVKMIMGLVRPTAGTLTVNDLPAADPASRAKTGYLAEQQRIPPRLTGREYLARSAALIDLTGRAARAEIDRVLELCGMRAESRNRANGYSKGMQQRIGLAAALLGGPQLLVLDEPTAGLDPFGIRDIRCILESLNQAGATIVINSHILSEVEKICDTVALINHGRLLAKDRLSAMVGPGETLEEVFVRAMEGKNG, encoded by the coding sequence ATGCTCAAGCTCACCTCGGTAACCAAGACATACGGCCCGGCCCGGGCCGTGGACCGGGTATCTCTCCAGGTAGACAAAGGGGAGGTGTTCGGGCTGCTCGGTCCCAACGGGGCGGGCAAGACCACCATTGTCAAGATGATCATGGGATTGGTCCGGCCCACCGCCGGCACCCTGACCGTCAACGATCTACCCGCGGCCGACCCTGCCTCCCGGGCGAAAACCGGCTACCTTGCGGAACAACAGCGGATCCCGCCCCGGCTGACCGGGCGGGAGTATCTGGCCCGGAGCGCGGCCTTGATCGACCTGACCGGCAGGGCGGCCAGGGCCGAGATCGACCGGGTCCTTGAGCTGTGCGGGATGCGGGCCGAATCCCGGAACAGGGCCAATGGCTATTCCAAGGGCATGCAACAGCGGATCGGCCTGGCCGCGGCACTCCTGGGCGGGCCGCAACTGCTGGTCCTGGACGAGCCCACCGCCGGGCTCGACCCCTTTGGCATCCGCGACATACGCTGCATTCTCGAATCCCTCAACCAGGCCGGCGCCACCATTGTAATCAACTCGCACATCCTCTCCGAGGTGGAAAAGATCTGCGACACCGTGGCCCTTATCAACCACGGCCGGCTGCTGGCCAAGGACAGGCTCAGCGCCATGGTCGGCCCGGGCGAGACCCTTGAGGAGGTGTTCGTCCGCGCCATGGAGGGGAAAAATGGCTAA
- a CDS encoding rhodanese-like domain-containing protein, translated as MKTMLKFFLVVAIGTFITPLFLHAGEVDIDQVRKTVHHLSSLVKEGQPSVSIRKLKQVLGSDEKFVLLDVRTAAEFEAGHIGGALNISRGRIEWLIPKIIKKTDMTIYVYCRTGERSGFAAERLLEMGYSKVFHVKDGFRGWLQSGYSIYNRHGEFVLVPGGFEKREPTVGQE; from the coding sequence ATGAAAACCATGCTGAAGTTTTTTTTAGTGGTGGCGATCGGAACGTTCATAACGCCGCTTTTTCTCCATGCCGGGGAGGTGGATATCGACCAGGTCAGGAAAACGGTTCACCACCTGTCCAGTTTAGTCAAGGAAGGCCAGCCCTCTGTTTCGATCAGGAAATTGAAACAGGTCCTGGGCAGCGACGAGAAATTCGTCCTGCTCGACGTCCGCACCGCGGCCGAATTCGAGGCCGGCCATATCGGCGGCGCCCTGAACATCTCCCGGGGCCGGATTGAATGGCTGATCCCGAAGATCATCAAGAAAACCGACATGACCATTTACGTCTACTGCCGCACCGGCGAGCGGTCCGGTTTTGCCGCCGAGCGGCTCCTGGAGATGGGCTACTCCAAGGTGTTCCACGTCAAGGACGGCTTCCGCGGCTGGTTGCAGTCAGGGTACTCGATATACAACCGGCATGGCGAGTTTGTCCTTGTCCCCGGCGGGTTCGAAAAAAGAGAGCCCACCGTGGGACAGGAGTAA
- a CDS encoding sulfite exporter TauE/SafE family protein: MTLIFFMAGLIQGMTGFGAGLLAMPLLAFFLDIRVAVPLCMLNGLIITAYLSLQLRKYADWQKIMPLLIGCLPGVVAGVALLKKIDQTLLKVLLGLLLIAYSGHRLLFTVRPRPVQRGWAYLAGFATGAISGAFSAGGPPTIIYTTLTGWNKDEIKATLSVFFFISGVATAIGHAVSGLTTVTVLGFMVVTGPAVFVGVALGSYYSRHFSSEGYIRLILVILLLLGILMIR; encoded by the coding sequence TTGACGCTGATATTCTTTATGGCCGGCCTGATCCAGGGGATGACCGGCTTCGGGGCCGGGTTGCTGGCCATGCCCCTGCTCGCCTTTTTTCTCGATATCCGGGTGGCAGTGCCGCTCTGCATGCTGAACGGCCTGATCATCACCGCCTATCTCTCCCTGCAGCTCAGAAAATATGCCGACTGGCAGAAGATCATGCCGCTGTTGATCGGCTGCCTGCCCGGGGTCGTGGCCGGGGTGGCGCTGTTGAAAAAAATCGACCAGACCCTGCTCAAGGTATTGCTCGGCCTTTTGTTGATCGCCTATTCCGGCCACCGGCTCCTGTTCACGGTGCGGCCCCGGCCGGTACAGCGCGGCTGGGCCTATCTGGCCGGGTTTGCCACCGGCGCGATCAGCGGGGCCTTCAGCGCCGGCGGCCCGCCGACCATCATCTACACCACCCTGACCGGCTGGAACAAGGATGAGATCAAGGCCACCCTGTCGGTCTTTTTCTTTATCAGCGGGGTGGCCACTGCAATCGGCCATGCGGTCAGCGGCCTGACCACGGTCACGGTGCTCGGTTTCATGGTTGTCACCGGGCCGGCGGTCTTTGTCGGGGTGGCCCTGGGTTCTTATTATTCCCGGCACTTCAGCAGCGAGGGCTACATCAGGCTGATCCTGGTCATCCTGCTCCTGCTCGGCATCCTGATGATCAGATAA